Proteins encoded in a region of the Mixophyes fleayi isolate aMixFle1 chromosome 5, aMixFle1.hap1, whole genome shotgun sequence genome:
- the MRS2 gene encoding magnesium transporter MRS2 homolog, mitochondrial, with amino-acid sequence MDVVSAFHRLLVAGSKRRLCCVLGQTRTFSANCLPAQGLNKRWITWMPRQSQRRKWILPHCSTAYRHTHTETSQATLASVAPVFSVMKFDKAGNITSFERKKTELYQELGLQARDLRFQHLVSINSRNNKIILRMEFLKAVITSEYLLILDYRNFHLEQWFLRELAPQLAGEGQLVTYSLPFEFRALEAILQYRIGTLQGRLQFLQPHILETLEALVDPKLLSVDRSKLHVLLQNGKSLSELETDIKVFKEAILEILDEDELIEELCLTKEADSQALEESNSKIDHTEEMELLLENYYRQAEDLANVARELRVLIDDSESVIFINLDSHRNVMMRLNLQLTMGTFSLSLFGLIGVAFGMNLESTFEEDPQVFWFITGVMFLGSGLIWRRLLSFLGRHLEPSKPPSILKRTFPFNLRTDATNGHKV; translated from the exons ATGGATGTAGTCAGTGCGTTCCACAGACTCTTAGTAGCCGGCAGTAAGAGGCGTCTGTGCTGTGTGCTGGGACAGACAAGGACTTTCAGCGCTAACTGCCTCCCTGCTCAAGGACTTAATAAAAGGTGGATTACTTGGATGCCCAGACAGTCACAGCGGAGAAAATGGATCCTCCCACACTGCA GTACAGCTTATCGCCATACACATACTGAAACATCCCAAGCCACATTAGCTAGCGTTGCCCCTGTGTTTTCTGTG ATGAAATTTGACAAAGCAGGAAACATAACATCATTTG agagaaaaaaaacagagtTATATCAGGAGTTAGGTCTCCAAGCTCGAGATCTTAGGTTCCAGCATCTAGTGAGCATCAACTCCAGAAACAACAAGATCATTTTAAGAATGGAG TTCTTAAAAGCTGTTATAACCTCGGAGTATCTTCTGATATTGGATTATAGGAACTTCcacctagagcagtggttcctcCGTGAATTGGCTCCTCAGCTAGCGGGAGAAGGACAACTAGTCACATACTCCTTGCCTTTCGAATTCAGAGCCTTGGAAGCAATCCTGCAGTACAGG ATTGGCACTCTTCAAGGTAGACTTCAGTTTTTGCAACCTCATATCTTGGAAACTTTGGAAGCTTTGGTGGATCCCAAACTCTTGTCAGTAGACAGAAGTAAATTACATGTTCTGCTGCAGAATGGAAAAAG TCTTTCAGAGTTAGAGACAGATATTAAAGTTTTCAAAGAAGCCATTTTGGAAATCCTGGATGAAGATGAACTAATTGAAGAACTGTGTCTGACCAAAGAGGCTGATTCTCAAGCACT TGAAGAGAGCAACTCGAAGATAGATCATACCGAGGAGATGGAACTTCTGCTCGAAAACTATTACAGACAAGCGGAGGATCTCGCTAACGTTGCCAGAGAGCTGCGCGTGCTGATAGATGACTCGGAAAGTGTTATTTTCATTAACCTAGACAg TCATCGTAATGTGATGATGAGACTCAACTTGCAACTGACCATGGGAAccttctcactctctctctttggTCTTATTGGAGTGGCTTTTGGTATGAATTTGGAGTCCACTTTTGAAGAG GATCCCCAAGTGTTTTGGTTTATTACAGGAGTAATGTTCCTAGGAAGTGGTCTAATCTGGAGGCGTTTGCTTTCCTTTCTTGGAAGACATCTAGAACCATCAAAGCCACCCTCG ATTTTGAAGAGGACATTTCCTTTTAATCTAAGAACAGATGCAACAAATGGACATAAGGTGTAA